One window of the Daphnia pulex isolate KAP4 chromosome 8, ASM2113471v1 genome contains the following:
- the LOC124200466 gene encoding N-acetylneuraminate 9-O-acetyltransferase-like isoform X2 — protein MQHRKQRYCRPLTVLVYIFFFYIILCCLFSLLLYSLNERIVRIQETTAGFATRSIENFFPICVDDLLVKQYYHFEKWARRIFNTDRVLISKKRKGSSCRLLHYTVKRAVTCIDVLHQESVTKTRRLSKLSFVFMGDSRIRQQFYNFLKLIPDYDRSTEPLQIPKLWTPFHGDVDVYSSVLSLQVSFKWRPIINETVLEMIRQWSISDQSKKPNLLFLGMEVYHMMQQYGADFQLYSKRLNELAPILGQLASASRVIWLNQYPTVEFYGSNDAYNTKIHSEKVHHYNTAARQILKNFNDIHIWDSSNPLAEEYVRGCSIFFERENPIPQFIKTGPDQFINNKPYINCLDYIHTGYVALSRATQLLYNDICNKKLYQN, from the exons ATGCAACATCGGAAACAGCGATATTGTCGCCCATTGACGGTATTGgtttacatatttttcttttacattatATTATGCTGTTTGTTTTCGTTATTGCTCTACTCATTGAATGAAAGAATAGTCAGGATCCAGGAAACCACGGCAGGTTTTGC GACAAGAtcgatagaaaatttttttcccatttgtgTAGATGATCTGCTTGTTAAGCAATACtatcattttgaaaagtgGGCAAGAAGAATCTTCAATACAGATAGAGTgctgatttcaaaaaaacgtAAGGGATCTTCTTGTCGGCTGTTACACTATACCGTAAAACGCGCTGTAACTTGCATCGATGTTCTTCACCAAGAGAGTGTAACAAAGACTCGAAGATTATCTAAGCTCAGTTTTGTGTTCATGGGTGATTCAAGAATTCGACAAcagttttacaattttctgaag ttgatTCCAGACTACGATCGCAGTACAGAACCACTTCAAATTCCAAAACTTTGGACTCCATTTCATGGAGACGTCGATGTTTACAGCAGCGTTTTAAGTCTTCAAGTATCATTCAAATGGCGACCAATTATCAATGAAACTGTCTTGGAGATGATACGCCAATGGTCAATATCCGACCAatccaaaaaaccaaatttgttGTTCTTAG GTATGGAAGTTTATCACATGATGCAACAATATGGTGCTGATTTTCAGCTTTACTCGAAGAGACTGAATGAATTAGCCCCGATTCTTGGTCAGTTAGCCAGCGCCAGTCGGGTGATATGGCTGAATCAATATCCCACTGTTGAATTCTATGGGTCTAATGATGCatataatacaaaaattcattCTGAGAAAGTTCATCATTACAACACAGCAGCCCGACAAATATTAAA gaattttaatgatattcACATATGGGACTCAAGCAATCCATTGGCCGAAGAATACGTACGTGGttgctcaattttttttgaacgAGAAAATCCAATTCCCCAATTCATTAAAACAGGGCCGGATCAGTTTATCAACAATAAACCATACATTAATTGTCTTGATTACATTCATACAGGTTATGTAGCACTATCACGAGCCACTCAGCTTTTGTACAACGATATctgcaataaaaaattgtaccagaactaa
- the LOC124200466 gene encoding N-acetylneuraminate 9-O-acetyltransferase-like isoform X1: MQHRKQRYCRPLTVLVYIFFFYIILCCLFSLLLYSLNERIVRIQETTAGFATRSIENFFPICVDDLLVKQYYHFEKWARRIFNTDRVLISKKRKGSSCRLLHYTVKRAVTCIDVLHQESVTKTRRLSKLSFVFMGDSRIRQQFYNFLKLIPDYDRSTEPLQIPKLWTPFHGDVDVYSSVLSLQVSFKWRPIINETVLEMIRQWSISDQSKKPNLLFLGMEVYHMMQQYGADFQLYSKRLNELAPILGQLASASRVIWLNQYPTVEFYGSNDAYNTKIHSEKVHHYNTAARQILKKSRSSLCENITSIRQLKFIQSRQDYNIEERREKSVVSSYFFDRKIETTKNE; this comes from the exons ATGCAACATCGGAAACAGCGATATTGTCGCCCATTGACGGTATTGgtttacatatttttcttttacattatATTATGCTGTTTGTTTTCGTTATTGCTCTACTCATTGAATGAAAGAATAGTCAGGATCCAGGAAACCACGGCAGGTTTTGC GACAAGAtcgatagaaaatttttttcccatttgtgTAGATGATCTGCTTGTTAAGCAATACtatcattttgaaaagtgGGCAAGAAGAATCTTCAATACAGATAGAGTgctgatttcaaaaaaacgtAAGGGATCTTCTTGTCGGCTGTTACACTATACCGTAAAACGCGCTGTAACTTGCATCGATGTTCTTCACCAAGAGAGTGTAACAAAGACTCGAAGATTATCTAAGCTCAGTTTTGTGTTCATGGGTGATTCAAGAATTCGACAAcagttttacaattttctgaag ttgatTCCAGACTACGATCGCAGTACAGAACCACTTCAAATTCCAAAACTTTGGACTCCATTTCATGGAGACGTCGATGTTTACAGCAGCGTTTTAAGTCTTCAAGTATCATTCAAATGGCGACCAATTATCAATGAAACTGTCTTGGAGATGATACGCCAATGGTCAATATCCGACCAatccaaaaaaccaaatttgttGTTCTTAG GTATGGAAGTTTATCACATGATGCAACAATATGGTGCTGATTTTCAGCTTTACTCGAAGAGACTGAATGAATTAGCCCCGATTCTTGGTCAGTTAGCCAGCGCCAGTCGGGTGATATGGCTGAATCAATATCCCACTGTTGAATTCTATGGGTCTAATGATGCatataatacaaaaattcattCTGAGAAAGTTCATCATTACAACACAGCAGCCCGACAAATATTAAA GAAAAGTAGATCCAGTTTATGTGAAAATATTACGTCTATTAGACAGTTAAAATTCATACAAAGTAGACAAGATTACAACATCGAAGAAAGACGTGAAAAATCCGTAGTATCGTCGTATTTTTTCGAccgaaaaatagaaacgacgaagaatgaaTAA